The following are encoded together in the Lathyrus oleraceus cultivar Zhongwan6 chromosome 3, CAAS_Psat_ZW6_1.0, whole genome shotgun sequence genome:
- the LOC127130831 gene encoding uncharacterized protein LOC127130831: protein MGKKEIELNVKPKGEIHGFTSKFLVDKVITFAEAGSWTTFNAHLALLIYGIVLFPNMEEFVDMTDIHIFLTQNPIPTLLVDTYYSIHVRTQKKKGTIVCCTPLLYRWFISHLPSKGPLVENKDNLKWSQRIMSLKAKDIPWYSRVYDGVKLILNCGDFPNVPLLGTKGEINYNPRLALRQLGYPVVDKPDLESLKGFVLYEGVEEPELIKEIVKAWRSIFPQGREEMGKKNCITKEAYTSWVKSRVSEVLLSFPPEPSMNLQPPEPENQPNSEVDELKKVIKTLEKENADLKSKLAKISVEKETLKFNLNQKRDRVCQADDEVQTEVFKRLKVGDTLKGTYDSLTTKKKQLAEAQYRAGKAVLEHMEQMKKLQSLLEACNKELKDERSRKKQLEVTLRQNQYELNQRLEVHTSMFSLLSTHTLEHLLT from the coding sequence ATGGGAAAGAAGGAAATAGAATTAAATGTGAAACCAAAGGGTGAAATCCATGGCTTCACCTCTAAGTTTCTCGTAGACAAAGTTATCACCTTCGCTGAAGCTGGAAGCTGGACGACCTTCAACGCCCATCTAGCTTTACTcatctatgggattgtcttgtttCCAAATATGGAGGAGTTCGTAGACATGACTGATATTCACATCTTCTTGACTCAGAACCCAATTCCCACTCTTCTTGTTGATACTTACTATTCCATCCACGTGAGAACCCAAAAGAAGAAAGGGACTATCGTCTGCTGCACCCCTTTGCTATataggtggtttatttcgcattTACCCAGCAAAGGTCCTTTAGTTGAGAACAAAGATAACTTGAAATGGTCCCAGCGGATCATGTCCTTAAAAGCCAAAGACATTCCTTGGTATTCTCGAGTGTACGATGGTGTCAAGCTCATCCTCAATTGTGGGGATtttcctaatgtacctcttcttggtacaaaagGAGAAATCAACTACAACCCGAGGTTAGCATTGCGACAACTTGGATATCCTGTGGTGGACAAACCTGATCTCGAAAGTTTAAAGGGTTTTGTTTTATACGAAGGGGTCGAAGAGCCAGAGTTGATCAAGGAGATTGTCAAGGCTTGGAGGTCGATTTTTCCTCAAGGAAGAGAAGAGATGGGTAAAAAGAACTGTATCACCAAGGAAGCTTACACCAGTTGGGTTAAGAGCAGAGTTAGTGAGGTCTTGTTGTCGTTCCCGCCCGAACCATCCATGAACCTCCAACCTCCTGAGCCAGAGAACCAGCCAAATTCTGAAGTAGATGAATTGAAGAAGGTTATCAAGACTCTAGAGAAAGAGAATGCCGATCTCAAATCTAAGCTTGCTAAGATCTCAGTGGAGAAAGAAACCTTGAAATTCAATTTGAATCAGAAGAGAGACCGAGTTTGTCAAGCAGATGATGAGGTACAGACAGAGGTTTTCAAAAGACTCAAAGTGGGTGACACCCTCAAAGGGACTTATGACAGCCTAACAACCAAAAAGAAGCAGTTAGCCGAAGCCCAATACCGAGCTGGTAAAGCAGTACTAGAACACATGGAGCAAATGAAGAAACTTCAAAGCCTGCTAGAAGCTTGTAACaaagagttgaaggatgagaGAAGCCGCAAAAAACAGCTAGAAGTCACCCTTCGCCAAAACCAGTACGAGCTGAATCAGAGACTAGAAGTCCACACAAGCATGTTTTCCCTACTATCCACCCATACACTAGAACATCTGCTAACCTAG